From Zingiber officinale cultivar Zhangliang chromosome 5B, Zo_v1.1, whole genome shotgun sequence, the proteins below share one genomic window:
- the LOC121987751 gene encoding UDP-D-apiose/UDP-D-xylose synthase-like, translating into MLSQLYCSENNKCVIHFSTCEVYGKTIGSFLPNDHPLRKNKKERKKVREVGILKKDPEAIREQIEKMERMIYKSQVLQS; encoded by the exons GTATTGCTCAGAAAACAACAAGTGCGTCATTCACTTCTCAACATGTGAAGTGTATGGGAAAACGATAGGAAGCTTCCTACCCAATGATCATCCTCTTAGAAAG aacaagaaagaaaggaagaaggtcCGTGAGGTTGGCATCTTGAAAAAGGATCCTGAGGCTATTCGAGAGCAAATTGAGAAGATGGAAAGAATGA tttacaaatctcaagtactccagagttga